GCGACCACCCGCGCCGGAGCCGGTTCGTGAGCGGCCACCCCATGGCCGGCACCGAGAATTCGGGCCCCTGGGCGGCCCTCTCCGGCCTCTTCGACGGCCGGGTGGCCATCATCTGCGACCCCCGCGGAAGCGACCCCGACGCCGTAGCCGCGGTGGAGGCCCTCTACCGGGCCCTGTTCATGCGTACGATCCGGATGGAGTCCCGCACTCACGACGAACACGCCGCCTACGTTTCGCACATCTCCCACATCAGCTCCTACGCCCTCGCCCTGACGGTCCTGGACAAGGAACGCGACGAGCAGACCATCTTCAACCTGGCCAGCGGCGGTTTTTCCAGCACCGCCCGCCTGGCCATGAGTTCGGCGGCGATGTGGACCCCGATTTTTCTGCACAACTCCGAGAACATCCTGGCCGTGCTCGACGTTTACATCGAAAAGATCATGCAGTTCAAACGCTGTATCGAAGCCAAGCAGGGGAAGGCGATCGGGCGCATGATCAAGGAAGCCAACAGCATCCGCCGGATTCTCGGCTCCGCCTCGCCCGGAACCGTCAATCCGGCGCCCCTGCCCACCACGGAGAACAACGGATCATGAAACCGATGTCGTTCACGCCCATCGAGGAATGGAACATCCCCCGCCTGGCCGGGCCCCTCATCATCTCCGGCCCCTGCAGCGCGGAAAGCGAAGATCAGATGCTGGAAACGGCCCGGGGCATCGCCGGCCTGGGAGTCCACGTCTTCCGCGCCGGGATCTGGAAACCCCGGACCCGCCCGGGGTCCTTCGAGGGAGTGGGCTCGGTGGGGCTGAACTGGCTGCGCAGGGTCAGGCAGGAGACGGGCCTCCTGACCGCGACCGAGGTCGCCAACGTCAAACACGTCTACGAAGCCCTGAGGGCCGGGGTGGACATCATCTGGGTGGGCGCCCGGACCTCGGTCAACCCCTTCGCCATCCAGGAGATCGCCGACGCCCTGCGCGGAGTGGATATACCGGTCCTGGTCAAGAACCCGGTCAACCCGGACCTGGACCTGTGGATGGGCGCGATCGAGCGGTTTCACGAGGCCGGGATCCGGAAACTGGCCGCCCTGCACCGCGGGTTCTGCGGACTGGAGCAGTCGCCCCTGCGCAACGAACCGTACTGGCACCTGGTCATCGAACTGAGGCGGCGGATCCCCCGCATTCCCCTCATCTGCGATCCCAGCCATATCGCCGGGCGCCGGGATATGATCCCGGAACTGGCGCAGCACGCCATGCGCCTCGACTACCAGGGGCTGATGGTGGAGTCCCACCGCCGACCGGAGGAAGCCCTGAGCGACGCCAAGCAGCAGCTCACGTTCGACGAATTGAAAAGCCTCCTGGGCTCCCTGGTCGTTCTCCACAGCGACATCGAGGACCGGGACGTGAAATTGAAGATCCAGGAACTGCGGTCCGAGATCGACCAGCTCGACCTCGCCCTGATCCGGAACCTGGGCAAACGCATGGCGGTCGCGCGCCGGATCGGCGCCCTCAAGAAAGAGCACAGCATCGCCCTCTTCCAGAGCGAGCGTTGGAGCGAGATCGTCGACCGTTCCCACGAACGGGCCCGGCGCGAACAGCTGGACGAAGGTTTCATCGACGACATCTTCCAGACCATCCACCAGGAATCCATCCGCGAACAGGAACGCTCATGAACGCCTTCTCTTCCGAAAACGAAACCGTCGTCCAAGGCTCGCGGGGGGAAAGCCCGGTGCGGGTGGGGCCGGCGATGGA
The nucleotide sequence above comes from bacterium. Encoded proteins:
- a CDS encoding prephenate dehydrogenase, yielding MKVGVIGLGLIGGSMSIDLKKRGFAETVLGYDIDPLHAGVAEKIGIVDRAVDLETLAAKADLIVVAVPVDAAVEMLPALLDKIEKQVVTDVCSTKSSIMNAVRDHPRRSRFVSGHPMAGTENSGPWAALSGLFDGRVAIICDPRGSDPDAVAAVEALYRALFMRTIRMESRTHDEHAAYVSHISHISSYALALTVLDKERDEQTIFNLASGGFSSTARLAMSSAAMWTPIFLHNSENILAVLDVYIEKIMQFKRCIEAKQGKAIGRMIKEANSIRRILGSASPGTVNPAPLPTTENNGS
- a CDS encoding bifunctional 3-deoxy-7-phosphoheptulonate synthase/chorismate mutase type II, translated to MKPMSFTPIEEWNIPRLAGPLIISGPCSAESEDQMLETARGIAGLGVHVFRAGIWKPRTRPGSFEGVGSVGLNWLRRVRQETGLLTATEVANVKHVYEALRAGVDIIWVGARTSVNPFAIQEIADALRGVDIPVLVKNPVNPDLDLWMGAIERFHEAGIRKLAALHRGFCGLEQSPLRNEPYWHLVIELRRRIPRIPLICDPSHIAGRRDMIPELAQHAMRLDYQGLMVESHRRPEEALSDAKQQLTFDELKSLLGSLVVLHSDIEDRDVKLKIQELRSEIDQLDLALIRNLGKRMAVARRIGALKKEHSIALFQSERWSEIVDRSHERARREQLDEGFIDDIFQTIHQESIREQERS